CTGGAGATTTCTGAGATGTGGACGAGTCCGTCAATCTCATTGTCTAGGCGTACGAATACGCCGAACGGAGTGATACGGGTAACCTGGCCGCTGACAAGATCGTTGACCTTGTACTTGCTAGCAGCTTCCTGCCATGGGTCTGGAAGGAGGCGCTTGATGGAAAGGGAGACGCGGTTGTCTGCGGTAGAAACCACAAGAACCTTGACGCTCTGACCTGGCTGGTACAGGGAGTTGATGTCGGTGACACGACCCCAAGCAATTTCAGAGATGTGAACCAAACCTTCAAGGGAGCTGTCATCACGCCCGAGACGTACGAAGATACCAAAATCGACAATGCCGGTGATGGTTCCTTCGAGGATGTCGCCTTCTTTGATGTTCTTAAGCTTCTCTTCTTGGGCGGCATCACCTGCTGCTTTTTCAGAGAAGATAAGCTTGCCCTGCTGAGGGTCGAATGTAAGAACCTTAACGGTTAGCATTTGACCAACAAGCTCCTTGAGCTTGGCAAAGATCTCATCTGGGTTTCCACCGTCAACGCGTGGGTAGTGCTCTGAAGCGAGCTGAGACACTGGCAAGAAGCCAGAGAAATCACCCATTTCAACCAAGAGACCGCCCTTGTTGGCATCGGTAATCTTGATCTGAGTTGGTTGGCCATCCTTAACGCGGGCGTTGAGCTCATTGGAGATGCGCTCACGGTCTGCGCGGCGGAGGGACAAGATGGTGTTACCCTTTTTGTCTTCAAGGAGAAGAACGGACGCAATAACCGGATCGCCAGGCTTAAGTTCGTTTGAAAGAACAGAAAGCTCACGATCTGGGATAACACCCACTGCTACGCCTTGGATATCGACCCACACACGGGTTGAGGAGGACGAGATAACTGTCCCCTCGATTACTGAACCGGGTACAAACGGGACGGCTTGCCCACCCATTTCAGTTAGGAGTGACTGCATAGTCACAGCAGAATCTGCCGTAGTTGCCTTTTTTGGCATGAAAAGAATCCTTTCGATACTGGGACAAATCGAGTCGTCCGCAGAGGTGAAAAGGTGAATGACCTTCTCGCCTATGCGACTGACTTACTTAGTGCGCTGCTTTGGCAGGTATTTGTTGCGACGCTCTTGGATTTTCTCGAGTACAAGCTCCTGCTGGAGACCGGTACGTGCAAAGTACACAATGCTGTTGATCCAAAAGATGAGGCAGATCTCGTGAATAAAACGGATCAGGTCCATTCCCAGGTACGGAATACGCTGGTCACGGAAGAAGTACAAAACAATCCCGATGAATACGTTAGTCCAGCAAAGG
This window of the Verrucomicrobiia bacterium genome carries:
- a CDS encoding S1 RNA-binding domain-containing protein, which encodes MPKKATTADSAVTMQSLLTEMGGQAVPFVPGSVIEGTVISSSSTRVWVDIQGVAVGVIPDRELSVLSNELKPGDPVIASVLLLEDKKGNTILSLRRADRERISNELNARVKDGQPTQIKITDANKGGLLVEMGDFSGFLPVSQLASEHYPRVDGGNPDEIFAKLKELVGQMLTVKVLTFDPQQGKLIFSEKAAGDAAQEEKLKNIKEGDILEGTITGIVDFGIFVRLGRDDSSLEGLVHISEIAWGRVTDINSLYQPGQSVKVLVVSTADNRVSLSIKRLLPDPWQEAASKYKVNDLVSGQVTRITPFGVFVRLDNEIDGLVHISEISSERITDPGTILHQGESYQFKIISIDPAQHRLGLSFKRLNEPDKAEDAPADATEGQTEEKPKKAAKKPRKKLLDDVDTAVAETEEVKTEVVEETPEA